The genomic region GGATATTACTTGAGCTCAATATCATTGTCTGAATATTATGGTATTACTATTTGATGAGCCTCACTCAACCGACGAGAATATAGCGCCAAAAGCGATGTCAGATCTTCATAGCTCAATGTGCGCGTTCTCTCTGTAACCTGATTGGTAATAGCTATGAACGACTCTAACGAACTGCAATATATCACTCGTATCCTAGAAAACATTCCTGTGGGCTGGCTTCAGCTAACGACCCATCGGCTCGATATCTATGAAGAACACCTAGCAAAAACTCAGTTCCTAGAACAGTTTGAGCAATTATTCGATACAAATAACACGGATCAAGCCGCTCTTGCTGAACTACCGACCGCGTATGACTACATTCGATTAGGACATCCGTTATCCTCAGTACTTGAGTGGACGGTGGCCCGTCTCATGAATCTACGACCTGAAAGTGTCATTAGCTTCGCTTCTAAAACTCTACCGCTCATGGCAGTCCTGAGAAAAAATCTCCTTGAAGAAAAATCCACTCAAATCCTCTACAAGGATTCTCTTCCAGCCTATTTTGATGCGGAATCCCTCCGAAATATTTATGGGTACTCATTCGATCTACAACAGATAGAAAGTACGAAAGACATTCCTCCTTTTGCTGGAAGCACGGTCGTCTTACTCGACAGACTTCCGCTCGAAAATGCTCAGATTCCTGAAGGTATCGATTTTTTACTTGCTCTGTATGACGAGCTTGGAAGTGTTCTGCTTGTCAATAGTGATGCTCATTCCTCCTACATTTCAGAGATTCAACATGTACGGAGAAGAGAGACTATCGCGATGACGCCAGCAAATTGCTTCTCGATTCTTCAAAAGCTAACAGGAATTTCGCTACAGACTGATTCGGAGAACCCAAGGAATGCAACTCTCAATAAAGAGACTGTGACGAAGACCATCCAGCGTATCACTGGCACTGAGACCCCCGTTCTTATCGCTTCAAGCGGTCTTTCCATACAATACGCAATCGTCATGGGTCTCATTGATCACGCCCTTGAAGCGCATAAAGGAAAGGCGATCAAGATTATTGTTCCCCCAAACTGCTATGGCGGAACAAACGATCAAGCACGGCGAATTGCCGCGTGTATTGATAGAGTCGAAGTCCTTGATCTCCTCGTAGATGATGGACATGATATGGTTGAAAGCCTTGATGCTATCCTCGAAAATGTTGCGAAAGACGATGCGGTGCCCTATATCATCGCCGAGATACCTACTAATCCAAGAGTAGAAGTTCCAGACTTAGATGCGCTAGCGAAAGCACTCGGCAAGCTTCGCACGACCTCCGCCGGACGGAATGCTGTCGAGCCAGTATTCATTCTTGATCAAACGTTTTGTCCTAATTTTCACTTTCTGCGTGAAGAAGATGTCCTCTCTTCGGTTAAAACCATTGCGTATATCAGTGGTTCAAAATTTCCCAGTGGCGGAAGATGCACCGCTGGATATTGCGTGGCAAATGGGCAGGCTCGATCACTGATGGGGAATATTGAGAAGCATCTGATCCTCTGTGATAACGAGGCGACCCATCTTCAACTGCAATTACTTACTGAGTATCTGCCATCGATGAATGAACGAATTCAGGCCGCCTACGATAACACTCGTGAATTTGTCCGATTTATTGCTGACGTGCTACCAGATGCAAAGATTAACTTTGTATCAGAGGAATTAGCAGCTCGAGGGTTCACCCCATCTGTCTTCTCATTAGACCTTCCGACAAAGGGAGATTCAGAGCGAGAACGAGAGGCCTATAAGCGAGACTTAAATTTGAAGTTAATCAATCTCATGATTCATAGGATACCAGAGGAGTGCAAATACTGTGTCAGCTATGGGCAGCTGAAAGGCTCGTATTGGACCATTCCCGCTACCTCAACACAAGGGACAACGAAAGAAGATGACAAGGACTACATTGTTCGAACATCTCTATCTTCAAATATGGACCTTGAGCACCACAAAGAAGTGTTTAGAGAATTTGTTACGCAGATACAGTAACACTCGCTACCAGTAAGCAACTTCTCCTGGTGCTAGGCATCACATTGTTCATTCAGTTGCTGTTCGCTCAGTTGCTGTTCGCTCAATTGCTGTTCGCTCAATTGCTGTTCGTTCATTCGCTAACGTTCGTTGAGGAAGAGAATCCCTTAAGCGACCTGAGATAATGTGTACAGACGCTCATCCGTGGCTGAACCCAGCATCATCTGGTCTAATTCCTCTTGATAGAAAAACTCTGGCTTTCCAAATGCTGGCTTGAGATCATCAATCCATACAGCAGCATCGTCATACTTTGCAAAGAACGGGAGGTGTGACCATTCTGGATTCCGCGATTCAAGCATTCGTAAGACAAAAAGCTTTTCTCCTTTTATCTCTGTTACGCCAACAACTTGGATCTTTCCTGGATTGGCCGACATGCTGAGACCTCGGATATGCCGGCCAATACCACTCCGCGTACTCATCGCTTTACGACAGATATCCCATGCACGGGCAAGGGGTACGGCAAAATAATGCTGGGCGCCTGTATCTCGCGTAGCAAACATAAAGTATGGAATAATGCCTTGGCTCACCTCTTCTTGCCACTTCTCAGCCCAGAGCTTCCAATCATCATTAATGTGTCGAAGGATTGGTGTTTGACTGCGCACCTCTGCTCCAAGAGCTCGCACCTTTCGGATTGCCGCACGGGCTGCAGGGGTCTGAAGTTCTCGCGGATGATTTATATGAGCCATGATTGCTAAGTGCTTTCCACTCTCAACAATCCTGCTCATGAGAGCAATTGTTTCCTCCGCATCTGGATCGGTAAGCACTTTGTAAGGCCAATACGTCATAGCTTTTGTTCCAAACCGTATGGTCTTTACGTGCTCAATCTTTGCATCCAGTAGAGCATCGACATACGTCTTTAACACTCGCGCTCGCATAATGAGAGGATCGCCTCCTGTGAATAAAATATCAGTCACTTCTGGGTGCTCGCGCACATACTGAACCAGCTGTTCAGCGTCTTTCATGGCAATTTTCAGACTGTCCATTCCAACAAACTGTGGCCATCGGAAACAGAAGGTACAGTAGGCATGACAGGTCTGACCCTGACTGGCAAAAAAGAGTATTGTTTGTTCGTACTTGTGTTGAATTCCAGGAAGAGGAGTCCCATCTTTGAGTCTGGGAAGGTTCAATTCCATTTGTCCCGCTGGATGCGGATTTAGGGCAAGACGAATTTCGTCAGCAGTCTTCCGAATCCTCTGCTTGTCTCCAGTTTTAACCACGGCTTTCATTCGCTCGTAATGTTCCGGAATGAGCATTCCTCGCTGAGGAAAGTTGAGGATAAAGATTGGATCCTCTGGATTTTCCCAATCAATCAGATTATCAACCATGTAATTATTGGTTTTAAAGGGGAGTACCTGACCTACAATATCTACGGCTTCAATCTGTTCA from bacterium harbors:
- a CDS encoding lysine 2,3-aminomutase, giving the protein MEHGNWTENANPKYRAYTLGNYKQIPQLQNLSPEQIEAVDIVGQVLPFKTNNYMVDNLIDWENPEDPIFILNFPQRGMLIPEHYERMKAVVKTGDKQRIRKTADEIRLALNPHPAGQMELNLPRLKDGTPLPGIQHKYEQTILFFASQGQTCHAYCTFCFRWPQFVGMDSLKIAMKDAEQLVQYVREHPEVTDILFTGGDPLIMRARVLKTYVDALLDAKIEHVKTIRFGTKAMTYWPYKVLTDPDAEETIALMSRIVESGKHLAIMAHINHPRELQTPAARAAIRKVRALGAEVRSQTPILRHINDDWKLWAEKWQEEVSQGIIPYFMFATRDTGAQHYFAVPLARAWDICRKAMSTRSGIGRHIRGLSMSANPGKIQVVGVTEIKGEKLFVLRMLESRNPEWSHLPFFAKYDDAAVWIDDLKPAFGKPEFFYQEELDQMMLGSATDERLYTLSQVA
- a CDS encoding cystathionine beta-synthase, with the translated sequence MNDSNELQYITRILENIPVGWLQLTTHRLDIYEEHLAKTQFLEQFEQLFDTNNTDQAALAELPTAYDYIRLGHPLSSVLEWTVARLMNLRPESVISFASKTLPLMAVLRKNLLEEKSTQILYKDSLPAYFDAESLRNIYGYSFDLQQIESTKDIPPFAGSTVVLLDRLPLENAQIPEGIDFLLALYDELGSVLLVNSDAHSSYISEIQHVRRRETIAMTPANCFSILQKLTGISLQTDSENPRNATLNKETVTKTIQRITGTETPVLIASSGLSIQYAIVMGLIDHALEAHKGKAIKIIVPPNCYGGTNDQARRIAACIDRVEVLDLLVDDGHDMVESLDAILENVAKDDAVPYIIAEIPTNPRVEVPDLDALAKALGKLRTTSAGRNAVEPVFILDQTFCPNFHFLREEDVLSSVKTIAYISGSKFPSGGRCTAGYCVANGQARSLMGNIEKHLILCDNEATHLQLQLLTEYLPSMNERIQAAYDNTREFVRFIADVLPDAKINFVSEELAARGFTPSVFSLDLPTKGDSEREREAYKRDLNLKLINLMIHRIPEECKYCVSYGQLKGSYWTIPATSTQGTTKEDDKDYIVRTSLSSNMDLEHHKEVFREFVTQIQ